The following proteins are encoded in a genomic region of Natrinema sp. DC36:
- the serB gene encoding phosphoserine phosphatase SerB, with translation MTVVAFDFDGTLSDSEMTVLLGDRRGVAADMDEITERAMNNEIEYAESLRKRAALLEGLPRAEADAAFDEVVLREGAADLIEELNAAGVTTAILTGGFERGVAAALEREGVSVDHIVSNRLPMEGDELTGAVEGPLIEGTKDDALAALADDVGVDLADTVAVGDGANDLPMLEVAGLAIGFEPKPAVEPNCDVVVTSMAEARETLLEENVLTER, from the coding sequence ATGACAGTCGTCGCTTTCGACTTCGACGGGACGCTTTCCGACTCCGAGATGACCGTCCTGCTGGGCGACCGCCGCGGCGTCGCCGCCGACATGGACGAGATTACCGAGCGCGCGATGAACAATGAAATCGAATACGCCGAGAGTCTGCGCAAGCGCGCGGCTCTGCTCGAGGGGCTCCCCCGGGCCGAGGCCGACGCGGCCTTCGACGAGGTCGTCCTCCGCGAGGGGGCTGCCGACCTCATCGAGGAACTGAACGCGGCCGGCGTCACGACCGCCATCCTCACGGGCGGGTTCGAACGCGGCGTCGCGGCTGCCCTCGAGCGCGAGGGCGTCTCCGTCGATCACATCGTCTCGAACCGGCTCCCGATGGAGGGAGACGAGCTCACCGGTGCGGTCGAAGGCCCGCTGATCGAGGGCACCAAGGACGACGCCCTCGCGGCCCTCGCCGACGACGTCGGCGTCGACCTCGCGGATACCGTCGCGGTCGGCGACGGTGCCAACGATCTGCCGATGCTCGAGGTCGCCGGGCTGGCGATCGGGTTCGAACCCAAACCGGCGGTCGAACCCAACTGTGACGTCGTCGTCACGTCGATGGCCGAGGCCCGCGAGACGCTGCTCGAAGAGAATGTCCTCACCGAGCGCTGA